Proteins co-encoded in one Parus major isolate Abel chromosome 17, Parus_major1.1, whole genome shotgun sequence genomic window:
- the ARRDC1 gene encoding arrestin domain-containing protein 1, which produces MGKVQLFEIRLGDSRVVYSPGEPLAGTVTVRLSGSLQYRAIKVSCIGSCGVSNKINDTAWTVEEQYFNSTLSLADKGVLTAGEHNFPFQFLLPASAPTSFEGPFGKVLHQVKAVIDTPRFSKDYKCNKIFYVLCPLNLNDIPDIEQPNTMSITKKFNYKLVKSGNIILTATSDLKGYIVGQAIQLRTDIENKSGRDTGAVVASLLQKVAYKSKRWIYDLRTIAEVEGSGVKAWKHAEWKEQILVPALPQSILQGCSLIHIDYYIQVSLKSPEVSVTLPIYIGNIAVNRLPLSPSRSIQHIPSVVVPSAPPEEEEAASGYHPMDNVSIPTKSHSQQQPFSYAPGLSFQEIRADSEQTGSPNHPTLCLSTGATVPYYAEGNVVPVPTASSLILPPEYSTWGYPYEAPPSYEQSCSSANSSISNGN; this is translated from the exons CCATCAAGGTGAGCTGCATTGGATCCTGTGGGGTGTCCAACAAGATCAATGACACGGCATGGACTGTGGAGGAGCAGTACTTCAACAGCACCCTGTCCCTGGCAGACAAAG GGGTCCTGACAGCTGGAGAGCACAACTTTCCCTTCCAATTCCTGCTGCCAG CTTCTGCTCCTACATCATTTGAAGGCCCTTTTGGCAAGGTCCTGCATCAGGTGAAAGCTGTGATAGACACACCTCGCTTCTCCAAGGACTACAAATGCAACAAGATCTTCTACGTTCTCTGCCCTCTCAACCTGAACGACATCCCTGACATCGAG cagcccaacACCATGTCCATCACCAAGAAGTTCAACTACAAGCTTGTGAAAAGTGGCAACATCATCCTGACAGCCACGTCTGACCTGAAGGGTTACATCGTGGGCCAGGCCATCCAGCTCCGCACAGACATAGAGAACAAGTCCGGCCGGGACACCGGAGCTGTGGTGGCCAGTCTGCTCCAG AAAGTGGCCTATAAATCCAAGCGCTGGATTTACGACCTGAGGACCATCGCCGAGGTGGAAGGCTCGGGGGTGAAAGCCTGGAAACATGCAGAATGGAAGGAGCAGATCCTGgttccagcactgccccagTCCATTCTACAGGGCTGCAGCCTCATCCACATCGACTACTACATCCAG gTTTCCCTCAAGTCTCCAGAGGTTTCTGTCACTCTCCCCATCTACATTGGAAACATTGCTGTGAACAGGCTCCCGCTGAGCCCCTCCCGCTCCATCCAGCACATCCCATCTGTGGTAGTCCCCAGTGCACCcccagaggaagaggaggctgcCAGTGGCTATCACCCCATGGACAATGTCTCCATCCCCACCAAAagccattcccagcagcagcccttcaGCTACGCCCCAGGACTGAGCTTCCAGGAGATCCGGGCGGACTCGGAGCAGACGGGCTCCCCAAACCACCCCACGCTCTGCCTGTCCACGGGAGCCACTGTCCCCTACTATGCTGAGGGGAACGTGGtgcctgtccccacagccagcTCACTCATCCTGCCCCCAGAGTACAGCACATGGGGATACCCCTACG AGGCACCTCCATCCTAcgagcagagctgcagcagtgccaacTCCAGCATCAGCAATGGCAATTAG